A single genomic interval of Lentimicrobium saccharophilum harbors:
- a CDS encoding biotin/lipoyl-containing protein: protein MSVEINIEGRNARVTELKREGNLITLQVDDEIYQVDALKVGEGLYSVLYKGKSYNIEMIDAGSPRHYTVNSFHNSYQVEVIDAQTRYRMSRSSGDHGESGNTIISPMPGKIVKIPVKAGDQVEAGQTLIIVSAMKMESEFKSKSAGTVKSIHVSEGDTVEANKVLVVVE, encoded by the coding sequence ATGTCAGTTGAAATCAATATTGAAGGACGGAATGCCAGGGTTACCGAACTGAAACGCGAAGGCAACCTGATCACCCTGCAGGTGGATGATGAAATCTACCAGGTTGACGCCCTGAAGGTGGGCGAAGGCCTCTATTCGGTGCTTTACAAAGGAAAATCGTATAACATTGAAATGATTGATGCCGGGTCGCCCCGACATTATACGGTGAATTCTTTCCACAACTCCTATCAGGTGGAAGTGATAGATGCGCAAACCCGTTACCGTATGAGCCGTTCAAGCGGCGATCACGGGGAAAGCGGAAATACCATCATATCCCCCATGCCCGGTAAGATTGTGAAGATTCCTGTGAAAGCTGGCGATCAGGTGGAAGCAGGTCAAACCCTGATCATCGTTTCGGCCATGAAGATGGAAAGCGAATTCAAATCCAAATCGGCAGGAACCGTTAAATCGATTCATGTTTCCGAAGGCGATACGGTGGAGGCCAACAAGGTGCTGGTGGTGGTTGAATAA
- the accC gene encoding acetyl-CoA carboxylase biotin carboxylase subunit has product MIKKVLVANRGEIAFRIMRSCREMGISTVAVYSEADRAAMHVRYADEAYPIGPAPSAESYLNIDRIIEAARKANADAIHPGYGFLSENAAFSERCSKEGIEFIGPGPDAIRQMGDKITARKTMIAAGVPVVPGTVEMITDYNEALKTIREIGLPVMIKASAGGGGKGMRLVKREEDIESALRGARSEAKTAFGDDAVYIEKYIESPHHIEFQILADKHGNAVHLFERECSVQRRHQKVVEETPSPLLTPEVRAEMGAHAVAAAKACNYHGAGTIEFIVDDQLNYYFLEMNTRLQVEHPITERVVGVDLVKEMINIANGFELPFRQEELKQNGHAIECRIYAEDPDRNFMPSPGTIRHISEPLGLGVRHDGYVYEGYTIPIYYDPMISKLIVWAGNRKEAINRMSRALEEYKITGVKTSIPFLAKIMEAEAFRSGKYNTHFIEENSEFLFGKPDCDGVCEDIALISAYLEYTSRLQQVQLTEKVNKPVSRWKDPQRHAYI; this is encoded by the coding sequence ATGATTAAAAAAGTTCTTGTTGCCAACCGCGGCGAAATTGCCTTCCGCATTATGCGTTCATGTCGTGAAATGGGCATTTCAACCGTTGCCGTATATTCGGAAGCCGACCGTGCAGCCATGCATGTAAGGTACGCCGATGAAGCCTATCCCATTGGTCCGGCTCCTTCAGCAGAGAGTTACCTGAACATTGACCGCATCATTGAGGCAGCCAGAAAAGCCAATGCTGATGCCATTCATCCGGGCTATGGTTTTCTCTCCGAGAACGCGGCTTTTTCAGAGCGTTGCAGCAAGGAAGGCATTGAATTTATCGGTCCGGGTCCGGATGCCATCCGCCAGATGGGAGACAAGATTACGGCGCGGAAGACCATGATTGCCGCCGGGGTACCCGTTGTACCCGGTACCGTTGAAATGATTACCGATTATAACGAAGCCCTGAAAACCATCCGGGAAATCGGCCTGCCGGTGATGATCAAAGCCTCGGCCGGCGGAGGCGGAAAAGGGATGCGGCTGGTAAAAAGGGAGGAAGACATTGAGAGTGCGCTCCGCGGCGCCCGTTCCGAAGCAAAAACCGCTTTTGGTGACGATGCCGTTTACATCGAAAAATATATTGAATCGCCTCACCATATTGAATTCCAGATACTGGCCGATAAGCACGGCAACGCCGTTCACCTTTTCGAGCGTGAGTGCTCGGTTCAGCGCAGGCATCAGAAGGTGGTGGAAGAAACCCCCTCCCCCCTGCTTACTCCTGAAGTGCGGGCCGAGATGGGCGCCCATGCCGTAGCCGCGGCAAAAGCCTGTAATTATCACGGCGCAGGTACCATTGAATTCATTGTTGACGACCAACTGAATTATTACTTTCTCGAAATGAACACCCGCCTGCAGGTGGAGCATCCCATCACGGAGCGTGTGGTCGGCGTTGACCTTGTAAAGGAAATGATCAACATCGCCAATGGTTTTGAATTGCCTTTCAGGCAGGAAGAGTTGAAACAAAACGGCCATGCAATTGAATGCCGTATCTATGCCGAGGATCCTGACCGCAACTTTATGCCCAGTCCGGGAACCATCCGGCATATTTCCGAGCCGCTGGGTCTTGGCGTCCGTCATGACGGATATGTTTACGAAGGTTATACCATTCCCATTTACTATGACCCCATGATCTCCAAACTGATCGTATGGGCCGGGAACCGGAAGGAGGCCATCAACAGGATGAGCAGGGCCCTCGAAGAATACAAGATTACCGGGGTGAAAACATCCATTCCGTTTCTGGCAAAAATCATGGAGGCCGAAGCCTTCAGGTCAGGCAAATACAATACGCACTTTATTGAAGAGAACAGTGAATTCCTTTTCGGGAAACCCGATTGCGACGGGGTTTGTGAAGATATCGCCCTGATCTCCGCCTATCTTGAATATACTTCGCGGCTGCAGCAGGTTCAATTAACAGAGAAAGTGAACAAGCCTGTCAGCCGTTGGAAGGATCCGCAACGCCATGCATATATCTAA
- a CDS encoding HAD family hydrolase, whose amino-acid sequence MSTKPITIAIAYDFDGTLAPGNMQEHTFLPSLKIPAAEFWAHANQIAKDNDMDEILAYMQLSLDEARRRDLPIRRSDFEQYGSGITFFKGVESWFGRINAYAAELGVKAEHYIISSGLREFISGTPIAKHFTNIYASGYRYDANGVAVWPALAINYTNKTQYLFRINKGISNSFDNTLINKYLPEEERPVPFRQMIYIGDGETDVPAMKMIKYQGGTAIAVYNPGIKSTRDKPSPRRNCENLIRQNRASYIAPADYTEGSPLDRLIRLVIGKIKTEVELKGFTL is encoded by the coding sequence ATGTCAACCAAGCCCATCACCATCGCCATAGCCTACGATTTCGACGGCACCCTGGCTCCCGGCAATATGCAGGAGCATACTTTTCTTCCATCTCTAAAGATCCCTGCCGCTGAATTCTGGGCCCATGCCAACCAGATTGCAAAGGATAACGATATGGACGAGATCCTGGCATACATGCAGCTTTCGCTGGATGAAGCCCGGCGCCGCGACCTGCCCATCCGTCGCAGCGACTTCGAACAGTATGGAAGCGGTATCACCTTTTTCAAAGGGGTGGAATCCTGGTTCGGCCGCATCAATGCCTATGCCGCTGAGCTGGGGGTGAAAGCGGAGCACTACATCATTTCATCCGGGTTGCGCGAATTCATCAGCGGAACGCCCATCGCGAAACATTTTACCAATATCTATGCTTCGGGCTATCGCTACGATGCCAACGGGGTGGCCGTATGGCCGGCCCTGGCCATTAATTACACCAACAAAACCCAGTACCTTTTCAGGATCAACAAAGGCATCAGCAACTCCTTCGACAATACGCTGATCAATAAATACCTTCCGGAGGAAGAACGCCCCGTACCGTTCAGGCAGATGATCTATATCGGCGACGGCGAAACCGACGTGCCGGCCATGAAAATGATCAAATACCAGGGCGGGACGGCAATCGCCGTGTATAATCCCGGAATTAAGTCGACCAGGGACAAGCCCTCGCCCCGCCGGAACTGCGAAAACCTGATACGGCAAAACCGGGCCAGCTATATCGCCCCGGCCGACTATACCGAAGGCAGTCCCCTCGACCGCCTGATCAGGCTGGTGATCGGAAAAATAAAGACTGAAGTTGAACTGAAGGGTTTTACGCTGTAG
- a CDS encoding Ig-like domain-containing protein: MKMKHLPMILFLALLIAAGLQSCDKKDDSNKNPTVSSVTVNPPSVNANGIASVTVVATDPDNDPLTYSYVVTGGAITGSGASVSWTAPSAEGAHSVTVTVTDGKGGSATGNGALTVLPAVTQVTGTARFPAGVSGDLSNAKVSLYTSYDNWLYNQPIKYGAVTGAGATVSFTLTNVNPGNYYLDVWKDIDNSATWTSGDYVGWYGSGGLGSPQLTEFQVAQGQTFNCTVDMYIIAKSAMSPKLNK; this comes from the coding sequence ATGAAAATGAAACATTTACCCATGATTCTTTTTCTTGCCCTTCTTATTGCAGCCGGATTGCAATCCTGCGACAAGAAGGATGATTCAAACAAAAACCCGACAGTATCCAGCGTCACTGTTAATCCTCCGAGTGTCAATGCCAATGGCATTGCATCCGTCACCGTAGTGGCAACGGACCCCGACAATGATCCGCTGACATACTCCTATGTAGTCACCGGGGGGGCCATAACCGGCAGTGGTGCCAGTGTATCCTGGACTGCTCCTTCGGCCGAAGGCGCCCACTCTGTAACGGTTACGGTTACCGATGGCAAAGGCGGATCTGCAACCGGTAACGGCGCCCTGACCGTTCTTCCGGCCGTAACCCAGGTTACCGGCACGGCCCGCTTCCCGGCCGGGGTGTCAGGCGATCTGTCGAACGCCAAGGTCAGTCTCTACACTTCCTATGACAACTGGCTGTACAACCAACCCATCAAATACGGCGCTGTTACAGGAGCCGGTGCAACAGTTTCGTTTACCCTTACAAATGTTAATCCTGGTAACTATTACCTGGATGTATGGAAAGACATCGACAACAGTGCCACATGGACATCGGGTGACTATGTAGGCTGGTATGGTTCCGGCGGTTTAGGCAGTCCGCAGCTTACGGAATTCCAGGTTGCCCAGGGGCAGACTTTCAACTGTACGGTGGATATGTATATTATCGCCAAAAGCGCCATGAGTCCGAAGCTCAATAAGTAA
- a CDS encoding eIF2B alpha/beta/delta subunit family protein → MRTNLDKVINHFPDLAVLHHFMQQFYDLLDQADGESWTQEKTVARITRFISTYTQIWSESIGQAAERMERLIGFQGKKILLHSNSSSIHILFEHLATHNIFPSVYQTMSGPVYEGKLQARVLSDFGCKVHFINEAAIGRFIHEIDFAVMGADNVFEDGFTNKIGTYPLALVCREAGKPFYVICDSRKRSPVDFKSRIKAIFEPEEPSGELWQNAPHAITPVNYYFEFTPKDLVSAYFFEDTWWDLTKK, encoded by the coding sequence TTGAGAACGAATCTTGACAAGGTGATCAACCATTTCCCCGACCTGGCGGTACTCCACCATTTCATGCAGCAGTTTTACGATCTGCTGGATCAGGCCGACGGCGAATCCTGGACACAGGAAAAGACGGTTGCCCGGATTACGCGCTTTATCAGTACCTATACCCAGATCTGGAGTGAAAGCATCGGGCAGGCGGCCGAAAGAATGGAGCGCCTGATTGGTTTTCAGGGGAAGAAGATACTTTTACACAGCAACAGTTCCAGTATCCATATCCTTTTTGAGCATCTGGCTACCCACAATATTTTTCCCTCCGTTTACCAGACAATGTCGGGCCCGGTATATGAGGGCAAGCTTCAGGCCAGGGTATTGAGCGACTTTGGCTGTAAGGTCCATTTTATCAACGAAGCGGCCATTGGCAGGTTTATTCATGAAATCGACTTTGCCGTAATGGGCGCCGACAATGTGTTTGAAGACGGATTCACCAATAAAATAGGCACCTATCCGCTGGCCCTGGTATGTCGCGAGGCCGGCAAACCGTTCTATGTGATCTGCGATTCAAGGAAAAGGTCGCCAGTCGATTTTAAAAGCCGCATCAAAGCTATTTTTGAACCGGAAGAACCTTCGGGTGAATTATGGCAAAACGCCCCCCATGCCATCACTCCGGTTAACTACTATTTCGAATTCACGCCAAAAGATCTTGTCAGCGCCTACTTCTTTGAAGATACCTGGTGGGACCTGACAAAAAAATAA
- the fbaA gene encoding class II fructose-bisphosphate aldolase: MSERIFDKVKPGVVTGNDVQEVFRIAKANGFAMPAVNVVGTDSVNAVMQAAKEVNAPVIIQFSNGGAHFYAGKFLSNEGERAAIAGAVSGARHVHMLAEAYGVPVILHTDHAAKKLLPWIDGLLDAGEKFYAETGKPLFSSHMLDLSEESLQENIEICSKYLARMSKMGMTLEIELGVTGGEEDGVDNTGVDSSKLYTQPEDVAYAYEALMKVSDRFTIAASFGNVHGVYKPGNVKLQPVILKNSQDYIQKKFNTTDKPVNFVFHGGSGSSREEIREAISYGVIKMNIDTDTQWATWEGVMNYYKKNEGYLQGQIGNPEGDDKPNKKYYDPRKWLNEAQKSMIARLKVAFEDLNCKDRN; the protein is encoded by the coding sequence ATGTCAGAACGAATTTTCGATAAGGTGAAACCCGGCGTCGTTACCGGTAATGATGTTCAGGAAGTCTTCAGGATTGCTAAGGCAAACGGTTTTGCCATGCCGGCAGTGAATGTGGTAGGCACCGATTCGGTGAACGCGGTGATGCAGGCTGCGAAAGAAGTAAATGCGCCTGTAATTATTCAGTTTTCTAATGGTGGCGCGCACTTTTACGCAGGCAAATTTCTGAGCAACGAAGGCGAACGTGCGGCCATTGCAGGAGCAGTAAGCGGAGCCAGGCACGTGCACATGCTGGCCGAAGCCTATGGAGTGCCGGTGATTCTGCATACCGACCATGCAGCGAAGAAATTACTCCCGTGGATTGACGGGCTGCTCGATGCCGGAGAGAAGTTTTATGCCGAAACCGGGAAACCGCTTTTCAGTTCACACATGCTTGACCTGTCGGAGGAAAGCCTGCAGGAAAATATTGAAATCTGCAGTAAATATCTGGCCCGCATGAGTAAAATGGGCATGACCCTGGAAATTGAACTCGGGGTAACCGGCGGAGAGGAAGACGGGGTAGACAACACCGGTGTTGACAGTTCGAAGCTTTACACCCAGCCCGAAGATGTGGCTTATGCTTATGAAGCGCTGATGAAGGTGAGCGACCGTTTTACCATTGCTGCGTCATTTGGTAATGTTCACGGGGTTTACAAGCCCGGTAATGTCAAATTGCAGCCGGTCATTCTGAAGAATTCACAGGATTACATCCAAAAGAAATTCAATACAACCGACAAGCCGGTGAATTTTGTATTCCACGGCGGTTCGGGATCCAGCCGCGAAGAGATCCGTGAAGCCATCTCCTATGGTGTGATCAAGATGAACATTGATACTGACACCCAGTGGGCTACCTGGGAAGGGGTTATGAATTACTACAAGAAAAATGAGGGCTACCTTCAGGGCCAGATCGGTAATCCGGAAGGTGACGACAAGCCCAACAAAAAGTATTACGATCCGCGAAAATGGCTTAATGAAGCCCAGAAATCGATGATCGCCCGGTTGAAGGTTGCATTTGAAGACCTGAACTGCAAGGACAGAAATTAG
- a CDS encoding universal stress protein produces the protein MKTIISAIDFSDCSINALEHAISIAAKSESNLLMLWVNNPNTTKTILSSDLSDDLLEEVEHQFTRLINKYEKDLPKSRIDYIIREGKVYREVVNQAKESDAWLIVAGTHGSSGFEELWIGSNANRIVSAAPCPVITIRAGIHVERELKKIVLPMDSTMETRQKVPFTADLAKMFDAEVHILAVYTTNIENVRGTVMSYAKQSAKYLKEHGVKHFIVELEADNIATTIMEYAKQSDANLLSIMTEQEKSASNLWLGPYAQQMVHHSPIPVLSIHPKEILISMGY, from the coding sequence ATGAAAACCATCATCTCCGCCATCGATTTTTCTGATTGTTCCATCAATGCCCTTGAGCATGCAATCAGCATAGCCGCAAAATCAGAGTCGAATTTACTGATGCTATGGGTTAACAATCCCAACACGACCAAAACCATCCTTTCGTCAGATCTTTCTGATGACCTGCTTGAAGAAGTGGAACACCAGTTTACACGGCTGATCAACAAATATGAAAAAGACCTTCCAAAATCCAGAATTGACTACATTATCCGGGAAGGAAAGGTTTACCGTGAAGTGGTAAATCAGGCAAAAGAGTCTGATGCATGGCTGATTGTTGCCGGCACCCACGGATCATCAGGATTCGAGGAGTTATGGATCGGAAGCAATGCCAACCGTATTGTTTCCGCAGCCCCCTGCCCGGTGATTACCATCAGGGCAGGAATCCATGTTGAGCGGGAATTGAAAAAAATTGTGCTGCCGATGGACAGCACCATGGAAACCAGACAAAAAGTCCCGTTTACAGCCGATCTGGCAAAGATGTTCGATGCTGAAGTTCATATCCTGGCAGTATATACCACAAACATCGAAAATGTAAGGGGTACGGTGATGAGCTATGCCAAGCAATCTGCCAAATACCTCAAAGAGCACGGGGTAAAACATTTTATTGTAGAACTGGAGGCCGATAACATTGCCACCACTATTATGGAATACGCCAAGCAATCCGATGCCAACCTGCTCTCCATCATGACTGAACAGGAAAAGTCCGCATCCAACCTCTGGCTGGGGCCTTATGCACAACAGATGGTGCACCACTCGCCCATCCCGGTGCTCAGCATACACCCCAAGGAAATTCTGATTTCGATGGGATATTAA
- a CDS encoding SPOR domain-containing protein yields the protein MRFIILIASFTLWGSIAFAQQGRVQIIGDERIDLLIEKHKYLNRHQSTLDGWRIQIFFDSGTNSKRRATDALNRFSSRYHEVKAYLSFKEPYYRVRVGDFRTRLEAEGFLQNIKADYPNAFTVSDKINPPPLAVPASSE from the coding sequence ATGCGGTTTATTATCTTAATTGCTTCATTCACCCTGTGGGGGTCTATTGCTTTTGCCCAGCAGGGGCGTGTTCAGATTATCGGGGACGAGCGCATCGACCTGCTGATTGAAAAGCACAAATACCTCAACAGGCATCAGAGTACGCTTGACGGGTGGAGAATACAGATTTTCTTCGATTCGGGAACCAATTCAAAACGAAGGGCAACCGATGCACTTAACCGCTTTTCATCCCGTTATCACGAAGTTAAAGCCTATTTGTCATTTAAAGAACCCTACTATCGCGTAAGGGTGGGTGATTTCAGGACCAGGCTCGAAGCAGAAGGTTTTCTTCAAAATATAAAGGCGGATTATCCCAACGCATTTACGGTAAGCGATAAAATAAATCCGCCTCCCCTGGCTGTGCCAGCCAGCAGTGAATAA
- a CDS encoding universal stress protein: MKEIVVAIDFSKGSLHALDYAIAFANHVKSNVMMVWVDSHTNQDFAFSAEVNEFREEAIRNMEEIMKSKKGQLKHGKLSYKLRKGKVYQEIANQAKYNDASLIIAGTHGVTGYEEFWIGSNAYRIVSYAPCPVITVRYDFNIGPEGIKSIVLPIDSTLDTRQKVPFTVELAKLFNADIHILALYSTSIKAVQRKVDNYARQVQKYMTDAGINHYIESLQADNITNISIEYARKVNADLIAIMTEQETTASNILLGPYAQQMVNHSPVPVLSIQPKEIYSISTR, translated from the coding sequence ATGAAAGAGATAGTTGTTGCCATTGATTTCTCGAAGGGCTCACTGCATGCCCTCGATTATGCCATTGCTTTCGCCAACCATGTAAAAAGTAACGTCATGATGGTCTGGGTTGACAGCCATACGAACCAGGACTTTGCCTTTTCGGCGGAAGTGAATGAGTTTCGTGAGGAAGCCATCAGGAACATGGAAGAGATCATGAAGTCGAAAAAAGGGCAGCTCAAACATGGCAAATTATCTTACAAGCTCCGCAAAGGGAAGGTTTACCAGGAAATTGCCAATCAGGCTAAATATAACGACGCTTCCCTGATCATTGCCGGCACCCACGGGGTCACCGGTTATGAGGAATTCTGGATCGGCAGCAATGCCTACCGGATTGTTTCGTATGCGCCATGTCCTGTTATTACCGTCAGGTACGATTTCAATATTGGTCCGGAAGGCATTAAAAGTATCGTTTTGCCCATCGACAGTACCCTTGACACCCGTCAGAAAGTTCCTTTTACCGTAGAACTGGCAAAATTATTCAATGCTGATATTCATATTCTGGCTTTATATTCCACCTCTATCAAGGCAGTTCAGCGAAAAGTTGACAATTACGCCCGCCAGGTGCAGAAATATATGACGGATGCGGGGATCAACCATTATATCGAGAGCCTGCAGGCTGACAATATCACCAATATTTCCATCGAATATGCCCGTAAAGTGAATGCCGACCTGATCGCCATCATGACCGAACAGGAAACAACCGCATCGAACATTCTGCTTGGTCCCTATGCCCAGCAAATGGTCAATCACTCGCCCGTGCCCGTACTCAGTATTCAGCCAAAAGAAATATACTCGATCTCAACGCGTTAA
- the ruvB gene encoding Holliday junction branch migration DNA helicase RuvB, which translates to MNTNLDATAEHLSAAEREIEKVLRPGDFADFSGQPGVVENLRVFVQAARLRGESLDHVLLHGPPGLGKTTLSHIIANEMGVNIRITSGPVLDKPGDLAGLLTNLEPNDVLFIDEIHRLSPVVEEYLYSAMEDFRIDIMIETGPNARSVQIQLSPFTLVGATTRSGLLTAPLRSRFGINARLSYYDAATLEKIIMRSCGILKVDISPDAASEIARRSRGTPRIANLLLRRVRDFAQIKGNGSIDLKIAQFALSALLVDKNGLDEMDNRILATIIDKFRGGPVGLTTIATAVGEDPGTIEEVYEPFLIQEGYLMRTPRGREATPMAYSHLGKIKPGNQAELF; encoded by the coding sequence ATGAACACTAACCTGGATGCCACTGCTGAACACCTGAGCGCTGCAGAGCGTGAAATAGAAAAGGTGCTTCGTCCCGGTGACTTTGCCGACTTCTCGGGACAGCCCGGGGTAGTGGAGAATCTCAGGGTTTTTGTGCAGGCTGCCAGGTTGCGGGGAGAGTCCCTTGATCATGTGTTGCTCCATGGCCCCCCCGGACTGGGGAAAACCACCCTTTCGCACATCATCGCCAACGAAATGGGCGTCAACATCCGCATCACTTCGGGGCCGGTACTCGACAAACCCGGCGACCTTGCCGGATTACTCACCAATCTGGAGCCGAATGATGTACTGTTCATTGATGAAATTCACCGGCTGAGTCCGGTGGTGGAAGAGTATCTGTATTCGGCCATGGAGGATTTCCGGATTGATATTATGATTGAAACCGGTCCCAATGCCCGCAGTGTGCAGATACAACTCAGCCCTTTCACCCTGGTTGGCGCCACCACCCGCTCGGGATTACTCACCGCCCCCCTGCGGTCACGTTTCGGCATCAATGCCAGGCTTTCCTATTACGATGCTGCAACCCTGGAAAAAATTATCATGCGGTCGTGCGGAATTCTGAAGGTTGATATCTCTCCGGATGCGGCTTCCGAGATCGCGCGCCGGAGCAGGGGAACACCCCGCATTGCCAATCTGCTGCTGCGCAGGGTACGCGATTTTGCCCAGATCAAGGGGAATGGTTCCATTGATCTGAAAATTGCGCAATTTGCCTTGTCGGCATTGCTGGTCGATAAAAACGGGCTGGATGAAATGGATAACCGGATCCTGGCGACCATCATCGACAAGTTCCGCGGGGGCCCGGTCGGGCTTACAACCATAGCTACCGCCGTGGGCGAAGATCCGGGTACCATCGAAGAGGTATATGAACCTTTCCTGATTCAGGAAGGTTATCTTATGCGCACCCCCCGCGGCAGGGAGGCAACCCCCATGGCATATTCCCACCTGGGGAAGATTAAACCGGGCAATCAGGCTGAATTATTCTGA
- the queG gene encoding tRNA epoxyqueuosine(34) reductase QueG has product MNLRTELTQLIKTRAGELGFSFCGISRARRLDEEASRLEQWLKEGRHGKMAYMENHFDKRLDPRLLVDGARSVVSLLINYYPSAAEKYTSPLKVSKYAWGADYHTVIREKLYVLTGLLQEKAGEFNFRVFTDSAPVLDRAWAVNAGLGWIGNNTMMITRRHGSFFFIAEIITDLEFDYDQPFGGNYCGDCTRCIDACPTGAIIGPRQLDASRCISYLNIELKDEIPAEFNGKVNDWIFGCDICQDVCPWNRFSLANTEVQFSPAGEWVEWSRDAWEHLEKPVFGSVFGKSALKRAGFKKLKNNVTFAGHSFIDESGYGKDSD; this is encoded by the coding sequence ATGAACCTCAGGACCGAACTTACGCAACTGATCAAAACCAGAGCCGGGGAGCTGGGCTTCTCGTTCTGTGGCATCAGCCGGGCCAGGCGACTGGATGAGGAAGCGTCGCGTCTGGAGCAGTGGCTGAAAGAAGGCCGGCACGGAAAAATGGCTTATATGGAAAACCATTTCGACAAAAGGCTCGATCCGCGCCTGCTGGTGGATGGCGCCCGTTCGGTGGTTTCATTGCTGATAAATTATTATCCATCCGCAGCGGAAAAGTATACTTCTCCCCTGAAAGTATCGAAGTACGCGTGGGGCGCCGACTATCACACGGTTATCAGGGAAAAGTTGTACGTGTTGACCGGGCTGCTGCAGGAGAAGGCGGGAGAATTTAATTTCAGGGTTTTCACCGATTCGGCTCCGGTGCTCGACAGGGCCTGGGCGGTAAATGCCGGCCTGGGCTGGATTGGTAACAATACCATGATGATTACCCGCCGCCATGGCTCCTTTTTCTTTATTGCCGAGATCATTACCGATCTGGAATTTGACTATGACCAGCCCTTTGGCGGGAACTACTGCGGCGACTGTACCCGCTGCATCGATGCCTGCCCTACGGGAGCAATTATCGGGCCCCGGCAGCTGGACGCTTCCAGATGTATTTCATACCTTAATATTGAGCTGAAGGATGAAATTCCTGCTGAATTTAACGGAAAGGTCAATGACTGGATCTTCGGATGCGATATTTGTCAGGACGTTTGTCCCTGGAACCGGTTTTCGCTGGCCAATACAGAAGTACAGTTCAGCCCGGCGGGCGAATGGGTGGAATGGAGCCGCGATGCCTGGGAGCATCTGGAGAAACCAGTATTCGGAAGCGTATTTGGTAAATCAGCGCTGAAGCGGGCAGGTTTTAAGAAACTGAAAAACAATGTTACCTTTGCCGGTCATTCTTTCATTGATGAATCAGGATATGGAAAAGACAGCGATTGA